In Vespula vulgaris chromosome 10, iyVesVulg1.1, whole genome shotgun sequence, the following are encoded in one genomic region:
- the LOC127066933 gene encoding hexokinase-2-like: MVVPAEHALHEAIQVSPLKLSNDVRRQKIENRLARMRLSATTVRKIQDVFVSEMNKGIHQEPSSLQMENTYVPELVDGTEAGRFLALDLGGTNFRILLLELKNGRVVRENVKNYHIGSELRVGTGLRLFDYLAECLSDFVINQGLQDVEVPLGFTFSFPMVQHSLDVGILVTWTKSFNCPDVVNKDAVQLLRDALARRGDTKVKVIAVLNDTTGTLVQGATLDPDTAIGLILGTGSNACYLERADRVEHWEPERHGEREVVIDIEWGAFGDNGVLDFIKTEFDRENDANSLLVNSFTFEKYISGKYLGEIVRIVLTKLTKEGLLFLEKDPGRSFFTSGTLTSDLVSYIEQDTVDGSTDNTKEVLAKYDIVPTDDDINIVQYVCEVVSNRAALLVSICLAALLERIDKENVTIAVDGSLYKHHPRFETWMKQYIALLAPSRKFKLIHVEDGSGKGAALVTAIAQRIQKRLT, translated from the exons ATGGTTGTACCGGCGGAACATGCGCTCCATGAGGCCATTCAGGTTTCACCACTTAAATTGTCAAACGATGTTAGAAGACAGAAA ATCGAAAACCGGTTAGCACGAATGCGTTTATCTGCAACGACTGTTAGAAAGATTCAGGATGTATTCGTTTCGGAGATGAACAAGGGTATCCATCAAGAACCGTCATCTTTACAAATGGAGAACACGTATGTACCGGAACTCGTAGATGGAACAG agGCGGGACGTTTTTTAGCATTAGATCTTGGCGGGACTAATTTTCGAATTCTCTTATTGGAATTGAAGAATGGCAGAGTTGTGAGGGAGAATGTGAAGAATTATCACATCGGATCTGAATTAAGGGTTGGCACAGGCCTTCGTTTGTTCGATTATTTAGCCGAATGCCTTAGTGATTTCGTAATTAACCAGGGTCTTCAGGATGTGGAGGTCCCTTTAG GATTTACATTTTCGTTTCCAATGGTTCAACATTCTCTCGATGTTGGAATTTTGGTGACATGGACAAAGAGTTTCAATTGTCCAGACGTTGTCAATAAGGACGCAGTTCAATTACTCCGAGATGCTCTTGCTCGTCGAGGTGATACCAAAGTAAAAGTCATAGCGGTATTGAATGATACAACAGGAACTCTCGTACAAGGAGCTACATTGGATCCCGATACAGCTATTGGGCTCATTCTGGGTACCGGTAGTAATGCTTGCTATCTTGAACGAGCTGACAGGGTCGAACATTGGGAACCAGAGAGACATGGGGAAAGAGAG GTCGTAATAGATATCGAATGGGGTGCCTTTGGAGACAACGGTGTTTTAGACTTTATTAAAACTGAATTCGATCGCGAGAATGACGCGAATTCGCTTCTCGTAAATTCATTTAC attcgaaaaatatatcagTGGAAAGTATCTCGGTGAAATAGTACGTATTGTACTCACCAAATTAACGAAAGAAGGGCTTTTATTCTTAGAAAAAGATCCAGGGCGTTCTTTTTTCACATCAGGAACGCTTACCTCGGATTTAGTATCATATATTGAACA AGACACCGTAGACGGCAGTACCGATAATACAAAAGAAGTTTTAGCAAAATATGATATCGTTCCAACCGACGATGACATAAATATTGTACAATACGTGTGCGAAGTTGTTTCTAATCGTGCAGCTCTTCTCGTTTCTATAT GTCTCGCGGCATTGTTGGAACGAATCGATAAGGAGAATGTGACGATCGCGGTCGATGGTTCTCTGTATAAACATCATCCTCGATTCGAAACTTGGATGAAGCAGTATATAGCTTTGCTTGCCCCTAGTCGTAAG ttCAAATTGATTCACGTCGAGGATGGAAGTGGAAAGGGTGCAGCGCTGGTTACTGCGATTGCGCAAAGGATTCAAAAGAgattaacataa